The sequence TTTTGATTATATCTAAAATAGTTCTTTTCGTCTATGTTTCATCAACTTAATTAAGATATAAAAGGCGATTTTGAAAAGGCGTGTTCATCTTATTTTTACATTTTACATATGAACAGAAATCTTTAAAAAATCCAATTGTTTGATGATGCTAATGGAAGGAGCTTCCTCTTTCAATAAAATTAAATTACCTCTTTAATCTTACTCATATTCAAAATTCCTCCTTGTTCTTTATTATAATGTGTAGCTATTCTTTCCATTTTACGAATTTTAATCAGTCCCTCCTCCCCTATTTAGGATCGTTTGTTTTCCATTACTATCTTTTAAAAACAGGTTCGGTTGAAACTAATATCAAATTCTTGTAGTACTGAGGATTTTTATTGGGAGTTTACCCGCGTCTATTAATATACAATCGATCTTAATCAAGAACATTTTTTTATAAATTTAAGTAAATTAAAGCAAAAATAAGAAAACAAGAGGGAAAACGTTCTCAATAACGAAAGCGAGTGATTTTTCGGGTTTTGCATTTACGGGGCAGAATAATATACTTTAGTTGTTGTTCGTTATATAAAACGATAAAGAGCTTAGTAACGAACAAAACATTGCTACATATTTAGAGAGGAGGATAGAAGTATTTTCTGGCTTTTGCAATTGTATTAACAAAATAATACTAATTTAAATTAGACAATTATACTGGGAGGAAAAATAATATGAAATTAAAAAAGAAACTAGGAATGGGAATAGCAACTGCAGTTTTGGGTATTGGATTAATCGGAGGAGGAACTTTCGCATATTTTAGTGACCAAGAAGCGGTAGAAAATTCATTTGCAGCTGGAACATTGGATTTAGGAGTAGATCCGACCATTGCTTTTAGCGTAGACAATTTAAAGCCGGGAGATCATATGACAAGATCCTTTAAAATGACGAATGAAGGAACGTTGGATATTGGAAAAGTATTAATGAATACTAGTTTTTCTGGAACGGAGGACTTTGAAGATCATTTAAAGGTAGACTTTTTACAAAGTGATGGTAAGGTAATTGAAAGCCTGAGTGGAAAAACAATTGCTGAACTTAGTGAAGTCAAAGACCAAGATATTACGCCAGGATTTTGGACTTGGTGGCCACTTGTTCAAGAGGGTAAAGGTATTCCTCTAGGAACGGAAGACACGATCAAAATAAAAGTTACATTTGTTGACAATGGTCAAGATCAGAACCATCTGCAAGGAGCAAATTTAGACGTTAACTTTACATTAGATGCGCTGCAAACTGAAGGAGAAGCGAGATAAAATAGGAAATTGATAAAAAGTGGAGGTAAAAATACGTCCTCCACTTTTTATTCTTGCTGGAAGAAGGCGAGGTAAAAGGTATGGATTTAAAGAAAAAATTAGTTTTAAGTATGGCTACAGCAATGTTGGGAATGAGTTTAATAGCCGGGGGTACGTATTCTTATTTCAATGATAGTAAAGAAACAGACAATACCTTTACAACAGGTATTTTGGATTTAGGTATAAATAAAGAATCTATTATTAAAATGGATAATTTAGTTCCTGGAGACACAATCAATGAACATTTTGAATTAACCAATGACGGCACGATCGATATCAAGGAAGTGCTACTTCATTCTGATTACAAAATTATGGATAAACGTCAAAATAACAATGAAGATAATCTCGCCGATTATATACAAGTAGAGCTTTTACATCATGTAAATGAAAACAAAAAAGTAATTTTTAGCAAGAAGCTATCAGAATTGAAAAAAGAACCTATCTCGATATTGCAGCAGTTTCCAGCAGGTAGCGCTAAAGAAAAGTTTACAGTACGATTTGAGTTTAAAGATAGTAAGGGTAGTCAAAATCACTTTCAAGGAGACTCTCTAAATTTGAAGTGGCGTTTAGAAGCCATACAACGTGATGGTAAACCTGAATTCATAAATGAATAACGGTTTAAGGAGGGAGTAAATCTCCTTCCTAAGTATTGTGATATATTTAAAAATTTAAAATCCAGCTTTATGTTTTTAAATATATCATGATACAAAATGATTTCTAAAGGTGGGATGAATGTGAGGAAACCAAGATTAAAACATGACCAACATAAAAACAAGCAGGGGTATTTTTGGTTGAAAATTTTATGCATTTGCTATGTTTTTGTTTTTGCTACTAGTCACTTAACTTCTTCAACAACCGCACATTTTAATGATGAGTTATCTCTAAAAGGCAGTATGGAAATAGGAAAGTGGCAAGAGGCGAAAGCAGAAACGTACCATCTTGAATTTCTCGATGACCGTTTACAAAACGTTGAAGCTTGTGAATCTGCAATGTTAAAAGTTAAAGTCAAAAATAACGGTGATGGAGATATGATGGAGCCACTTACGTATGAAGTCATGTTTGCAGAAAAAGGAGATCCAATAGAACAAGGAAAGAAATTACCACTTCGTGAAGGTGAAGGGAAAGTCTCTGCATTAGCAAAAGGGGAAACAGCAGAATTACAGATTAGTGCAAAACAGACTGGAGCATACTCATTTTTAGTAAAACAACAGGATGGAGAATTAGTATGGAGTAAGAAAATAACGGTGCAATGTAACGAACGTAAAACGAAGCGAGATGAAAATAGTCCTAAAGCTTCAGAAGCAAAAGAAAAACCGGAGCAATCAGAAGTAGAAAGTAAAGATGACAAACAATTAAATTCCAATAACGATGTAAATAATAAATCAGACACAGAAAGCGATTCAGAGCAACAACAAGCTAATTCACCCAAAGCTGAACAACACTCGACTAAATCACCTGATGCTCTGAAAAAGATGGAGGGAAAAAATAGATGATAAAAGGAAAATTAGGTAAGTGGTTAAATTGGATTGTTAGTTCTATATTGATGGTTACATTAATTGGTGTTGCCAGTCTAGTAATTGTAACGAAGTTCTCTGGAGGAGAACCAGAAGTCTTTGGATATCAAATAAAAACGGTTCTATCCGGTTCCATGGAGCCAGATATCCAGACTGGTTCTATTATAGCGGTCAAAACGGTTGAAGACGGGAGTAAATTTAAAAAAGGTGATGTAATTACATTTATGGCCGATAAAAATAAGCTGGTCACTCACCGAATTATTGATGTGAAGAAAACAAAGAATGGCGTTGCTTATACTACAAAAGGGGATAACAATAACGCAGCTGATTCTAATCCTGTTTTAGCTGATAATGTTGTGGGAGAGTACAAAGGAGTGACTATACCTTATCTTGGGTACGTTGCCAATTTTGCACAATCACCTAATAGAAGTATTTTCTTATTAATCGTTCCTGGAATTCTTTTACTTTGTTATGCTGGATTCTCGATTTGGCGAACTTTAGCTAAATTAGAAACAGTAAAAAAATCAGAGCATACAGGTTGATGAGAGGCGGTATAAGGAGAGGATATATGAAGCATAAAGTCATTTTTACTTTTATATGTACCATAATTATTTTTTGTTTTAGTAGCAAGTACGATTCCATTGTTAATGCACAGGACGGGGTTGGATTGGAAGTAGATCCTGATTCCGTTTTGTTTGATGTAAATAATATGAAGCCGGGGGACTGGGCGTCAAGAGATGTAAAAATAAAAAATCGTGGAACCCAGCCATTTATGTATAGCATAAATGTAGAGAGTAGGGGAATGAAAAAGCTATATAATGAGTTGCAGCTTGAAGTTTTCATGAAGAAAAGAGAACTGTATAGCGGGAAGTTAAATAGCTTTACAAATATAAAAGCTAGACATTTAGCGCCAGGTAAGCAAGATGATATTACGGTTACGATTCGATTCCCTGAAGAATTAGGAAATGAGTATCAAGGTCTTGAGGCTGACTTCGCAATTATTATTATTGCAGAAGGAGAAGCGAAACAACAAGATGAACAAACGGTCATTGGGAAAATTGGTACTGACAAATACGATTTTGGTTCTAAACTCCCAAATACAGCAACCAATACTTTTGTGTATATTTTACTTGGTCTATGCTTAATAGGAATAGGGATATTTTTATACTTAGTCATTAGGAAATACAAAAAGATAAAACAACTGAAAATTTAAAATTGACCCATTTTTAGCTAACGAATAATATTTTTTAAACTTGGACATTGTTTTAAAAGGCACTACAAAACTAGTTATAATACGACAAAATAAGCTAGACCTGAAACAGGAATAATATAGTATAATAGCCTTAAAGAGGTAATTAAGAAAGTACAATTTGGTAAAAATGACACATTGATTTTCATCGTAGGTTAACGCTAAAGTTAAGATAACGGGAGTGGAAAAAATGTAAAGTTCTATGTAGGAGAAACTGGGTAGTTTGCAATAAAGGCTTGGGTCGTCTACATGTGGATAACTTTATTGAAAAGTAGCATCGTTTAGCTTATGTGCTCAGAGCTGTAGCAAACTTCAATCTTTTTCCTATGATAAGTCAACACTGGCTCGAATCTAAAAGAAGCCTAACTAAAAGCGGACTTGCCGCTCAGGCGTCGGCATATCCCTATTTTAGAGGCATGTTTCCTTTATCTTGTCAAAAGTTCTTCAATTTGTATGTCGCTAAACGAATGCTTAACCTTTTTAACGGCTAGGAAACGGTATCCGTTTTTATATCATGGTTATCTTGTTGAAAATAGCTTGCATCGTCTAGCTTATATGCTAGAGCAACTAGCAAACCAGACGTGCTAGTGGTGGAGTTATTTATAGTTATTAGGATAAGGAAGCTGTGACAGCCAAACACCGTGACCTTTTAAGGATGCTGTACGCTTAGCCAGCTTAGGTCTAAAACACGTACTAAAATAAAGCGTTATCAATAGAGATAAATATATACAAGCAGAGAAAAGTTTTAGGGAATAGTTTAGAATAAATGAATAATTATATTGGGGGATGAATCGGATGAAGTTAAAACAAATTTCTTTGGATGTAGAGTGGGTGGAACTAATAAAACAAGCAAGAACATTAGGAGTGCCAATAGAGGAAATTCGACGGTTTTTACGTACGGTACAAAAATATAATAATGTCCCAAAAAATTTGTTTTAGAAATAGTATAACTCACCTCGATTATGGTATAATGCCATTTGAAAGAAGGTGACTGCTTTTGATAGGGGAAAAAATAAAAGAGCTAAGAAAAGCTAAGAAAATGTCTATTTCAGAGCTGGCAGAAAAAGCTGGGGTTGCAAAGTCATATTTGAGCTCAATTGAGCGAGGTATTCAGGTTAATCCCTCCATTCAATTTATTGAAAAAATCAGCATCGTTTTAGGTGTGTCCATAAATGAATTAATTCGAGAAAATCAGAGTAAGCAAAAAGAAGAATTAGATGAAGAATGGTTAGAAATTGTTCAGGAAGCAATGGAATCTGGTGTATCAAAAGAACAATTTAAAGAATTTCTTGAATTTAATAAGTGGCGAATTAATAAAGAGTGACCGTTAAGCAGTAAGCTGACGGTTTTTTGTTGTTTAAAATTATGATACGATACATAGTTTTATTATAGTAAAGTTTGGGGTAATATTGAAGACAAATTTTTATATTGTGTCCAAATCGTATAAGACTTCTCTTTTAACTTGCCAATGACCGATTTAACTCCACGTTTTTAGACGTTATCCGCTCTTAGCTTTATCTTTATTCGTTCATATTAAGTTTGATGTCAGCATACATCCACGTAGAAAAAGCGTTCTTCTTTTCTGAAGTTCTATTGTTTGTAAGTCGCTAACTGAGCGCTTTAAGCTTTTGTTCGGTATCGCGAAAGCAATAATTATTACGACCATTTAGCACTACAAAAAACTTAAGCTAATGGGTAGTTGATCGAAAGTAAAGAAATGGTTGTAATTAATAAAAGAATCCCTTTTTGCCCATGATTAGCATAGTATATAACGTGAAATAAAGGAAGATTTATAATAAAAAATTGAAATTACCATACTCAGAAAAACAGGTTTTCGAGCTTAAGGAAATGAATGAGTTGGAAATAGTTGTGAAAAATTTTAACGTACTTGTTGGAGGTTGTAAAAAATTATTAATTTAAAGTATAAGTAGAGGCTAAGGATTGATCTACTATATACTGGCTAGATGATTTTTCTTTATTTTCGCTTTTTTAGAAAAATAACTAAAAAGATTGTTTAACATTGTACTTTCTAGTAGAATTTATAATGGATTGAATAAAAAATGTATTTTCGCACAAAATGTTGTTGTAAAAAAGCTTGGAAATTGTCAGTTTATGAATAAATGAAATGGTAAAAGGCGGGGAAAATAATGGGTGAGCAAGAAAAGTACAAAAACTTGCTTAGGAAAGTAATTCAGGAAACGGAAAACCATAAAATTCAAACTTCAGAAGAAATGGTGAAAACGCTTATTAAAGAATTGCAAAGCAGTGCTTTAGGCAACACAGCAAATTCATAAGTTAT is a genomic window of Virgibacillus proomii containing:
- a CDS encoding TasA family protein, whose amino-acid sequence is MKLKKKLGMGIATAVLGIGLIGGGTFAYFSDQEAVENSFAAGTLDLGVDPTIAFSVDNLKPGDHMTRSFKMTNEGTLDIGKVLMNTSFSGTEDFEDHLKVDFLQSDGKVIESLSGKTIAELSEVKDQDITPGFWTWWPLVQEGKGIPLGTEDTIKIKVTFVDNGQDQNHLQGANLDVNFTLDALQTEGEAR
- a CDS encoding TasA family protein: MDLKKKLVLSMATAMLGMSLIAGGTYSYFNDSKETDNTFTTGILDLGINKESIIKMDNLVPGDTINEHFELTNDGTIDIKEVLLHSDYKIMDKRQNNNEDNLADYIQVELLHHVNENKKVIFSKKLSELKKEPISILQQFPAGSAKEKFTVRFEFKDSKGSQNHFQGDSLNLKWRLEAIQRDGKPEFINE
- the tapA gene encoding amyloid fiber anchoring/assembly protein TapA; translated protein: MRKPRLKHDQHKNKQGYFWLKILCICYVFVFATSHLTSSTTAHFNDELSLKGSMEIGKWQEAKAETYHLEFLDDRLQNVEACESAMLKVKVKNNGDGDMMEPLTYEVMFAEKGDPIEQGKKLPLREGEGKVSALAKGETAELQISAKQTGAYSFLVKQQDGELVWSKKITVQCNERKTKRDENSPKASEAKEKPEQSEVESKDDKQLNSNNDVNNKSDTESDSEQQQANSPKAEQHSTKSPDALKKMEGKNR
- the sipW gene encoding signal peptidase I SipW; translated protein: MIKGKLGKWLNWIVSSILMVTLIGVASLVIVTKFSGGEPEVFGYQIKTVLSGSMEPDIQTGSIIAVKTVEDGSKFKKGDVITFMADKNKLVTHRIIDVKKTKNGVAYTTKGDNNNAADSNPVLADNVVGEYKGVTIPYLGYVANFAQSPNRSIFLLIVPGILLLCYAGFSIWRTLAKLETVKKSEHTG
- a CDS encoding TasA family protein, translated to MKHKVIFTFICTIIIFCFSSKYDSIVNAQDGVGLEVDPDSVLFDVNNMKPGDWASRDVKIKNRGTQPFMYSINVESRGMKKLYNELQLEVFMKKRELYSGKLNSFTNIKARHLAPGKQDDITVTIRFPEELGNEYQGLEADFAIIIIAEGEAKQQDEQTVIGKIGTDKYDFGSKLPNTATNTFVYILLGLCLIGIGIFLYLVIRKYKKIKQLKI
- a CDS encoding anti-repressor SinI family protein; the encoded protein is MKLKQISLDVEWVELIKQARTLGVPIEEIRRFLRTVQKYNNVPKNLF
- a CDS encoding helix-turn-helix domain-containing protein; the encoded protein is MIGEKIKELRKAKKMSISELAEKAGVAKSYLSSIERGIQVNPSIQFIEKISIVLGVSINELIRENQSKQKEELDEEWLEIVQEAMESGVSKEQFKEFLEFNKWRINKE